One genomic region from Terriglobus aquaticus encodes:
- a CDS encoding lysylphosphatidylglycerol synthase transmembrane domain-containing protein, which yields MKTDTVGPGDVTPAEPAIGTEGRKDRKREIWKLIPGFGISGFFLWRTIRGIHYDDLRALHLVHPVWIVGMTLFLVGSYTLRIYRWWFMLRRSGAASFAVCSRVLLTSFAANNVLPFRIGDFLRVFTYANDLNASSSTILSTVILERLLDIFTLLLFLVGLLVHAAHALPPVLVRGHSLNVLHFAEPVLLVVALGLVLLLFGASLLQRMVEALVRRMPGGARTEKVQRWALLLFDSVLKLSFAGRMFLLVSSVAVWLCEGMIFVSIARMLDIAVLPRGPWLAVTLSNLGFLIPSSPGAIGVYENFCKAAMTSQGAAPGISGLYGILVHVVVFFSVTIAGGIAFLAHRVARGAATRPLRDDLAELPSELPAATPPGIS from the coding sequence TTGAAGACAGACACAGTGGGTCCGGGTGACGTGACACCGGCCGAGCCCGCCATCGGCACAGAGGGTCGCAAGGACCGCAAACGCGAGATCTGGAAGCTGATTCCGGGATTCGGCATCTCCGGGTTTTTCCTGTGGCGCACGATCCGCGGCATCCACTACGACGACCTGCGCGCGCTGCACCTGGTTCATCCAGTGTGGATTGTGGGCATGACGCTGTTCCTTGTGGGCAGCTACACGCTGCGCATCTACCGTTGGTGGTTCATGCTGCGGCGCAGCGGGGCGGCCAGCTTTGCGGTGTGTTCGCGGGTGTTGTTGACCAGCTTTGCGGCGAACAACGTGCTGCCGTTCCGCATTGGTGACTTCTTGCGGGTGTTCACGTATGCGAACGACCTGAACGCGTCGTCGTCGACGATTTTGAGTACCGTGATCCTGGAGCGGCTGCTGGACATCTTTACGCTGCTGCTGTTCCTGGTGGGATTGCTGGTGCATGCGGCGCATGCCCTGCCGCCGGTGCTGGTGCGCGGCCATTCGCTGAACGTGTTGCACTTTGCAGAACCGGTGCTGCTGGTGGTTGCGCTGGGGCTGGTGCTGTTGCTGTTTGGGGCGTCGCTGCTACAGCGGATGGTGGAGGCGCTGGTGCGTCGCATGCCTGGGGGCGCACGCACCGAAAAGGTTCAGCGTTGGGCGCTGCTGCTGTTTGATTCGGTGCTGAAGCTGAGCTTTGCGGGGCGCATGTTCCTGCTGGTGTCGAGCGTGGCGGTGTGGCTGTGCGAGGGCATGATCTTTGTGTCGATTGCTCGCATGCTGGACATTGCCGTGCTGCCGCGAGGGCCCTGGCTGGCGGTGACGTTGAGCAACCTGGGATTCCTGATCCCGTCTTCGCCGGGAGCAATCGGCGTGTATGAGAACTTCTGCAAGGCGGCGATGACGAGCCAGGGAGCGGCCCCGGGTATCTCCGGGCTGTACGGCATCCTGGTGCACGTTGTGGTGTTTTTCAGCGTTACGATTGCGGGCGGCATTGCGTTTCTGGCGCACCGGGTAGCGCGCGGCGCAGCGACGCGGCCGTTGCGTGACGACCTGGCGGAACTGCCGAGCGAGCTGCCCGCGGCGACGCCTCCCGGCATTTCGTAG
- a CDS encoding arginine--tRNA ligase: MYRKLQQAVLDRIREVLRERYDVSLERIAAEQPPSVSLGEIALPVAFELAKRLRKAPRAIATELAESLQGVEGVSSVEVAGAGYLNVRLDRAAMVKAIAADEHSAVGGPGFRLLEHTSINPNKAAHVGHLRNAILGDTFARMLRPDAYKPGWQIGVQNYIDNTGVQVADVVVALQHLQGKDLQAVHELLLELAARGERVDYYLWDLYARVSQWYDADPAQKEARRAVRLQTLHALEHGEGETAQIADLLATAVLSRHLETMNRLGIEYDFLPRESEILHLHFWERARQIMVQRGVLYQETAGKNAGCWVMRRAGTEAVEEGETDLDAKVIVRSNGTVTYVGKDIAYHLWKFGLLGTDFGYRVFREYPGRTCWISAELGDGEQPHFGHADAIYNFVDSRQNDPQANVREALRGMGYTEAADQYTHVNYAMVALTPRCAEDLGYSLSEEDRAKAYLEVSGRKGFGVKADDLLDRLIAAETAESEKRNPEMSAEECRENGNAIAVGALRYFMLKYTRNTVLAFDFQDALSFEGETGPYVQYAAVRAANILRKAGVAPEEALENLAELPLTGLSGEDEIWSFWLLLSRVTATLEQAIAAAEPAILARYAFQIAQEFSNFYHRNHVVNEADPERKALLLATVAVAQRELTRVLGWLGIAVPLAM, encoded by the coding sequence ATGTATCGCAAGCTGCAACAGGCCGTGCTGGACCGCATTCGCGAGGTGCTGCGGGAGCGCTACGACGTTTCGTTGGAGCGCATTGCGGCGGAACAGCCGCCGTCCGTGTCGCTGGGCGAGATCGCGCTGCCGGTCGCGTTTGAGCTGGCCAAGCGGTTGCGGAAGGCGCCGCGTGCGATTGCGACGGAGCTGGCGGAGTCGTTGCAGGGTGTTGAGGGTGTGAGCTCGGTGGAGGTCGCGGGAGCGGGATACCTGAACGTGCGACTGGATCGCGCGGCGATGGTGAAGGCGATTGCGGCGGATGAGCACTCTGCGGTAGGTGGGCCGGGCTTCCGCCTCTTGGAGCACACCAGCATTAACCCGAACAAGGCGGCGCACGTGGGGCACCTGCGCAACGCTATCCTGGGCGACACGTTTGCCCGGATGCTGCGGCCCGACGCGTACAAGCCGGGATGGCAGATCGGCGTGCAGAACTACATCGATAACACGGGTGTGCAGGTTGCGGACGTGGTGGTTGCACTGCAGCACCTGCAGGGCAAGGACCTGCAGGCCGTACACGAGTTGCTGCTGGAGCTGGCGGCGCGTGGCGAGCGCGTGGACTACTACCTGTGGGATCTGTATGCGCGCGTTTCGCAGTGGTACGACGCGGACCCGGCACAGAAAGAGGCGCGCCGCGCGGTGCGGTTGCAGACGCTGCACGCGCTGGAGCATGGGGAAGGTGAGACCGCACAGATCGCCGACCTGCTGGCGACGGCGGTGCTGTCGCGGCACCTGGAGACGATGAACCGGCTCGGCATCGAGTACGACTTTCTGCCGCGGGAGAGCGAGATTCTGCACCTGCACTTCTGGGAGCGGGCGCGGCAGATCATGGTGCAGCGCGGCGTGTTGTACCAGGAGACGGCTGGCAAGAACGCGGGCTGCTGGGTAATGCGGCGGGCCGGAACCGAGGCGGTGGAAGAGGGTGAGACGGACCTGGACGCCAAGGTGATCGTGCGTTCGAACGGGACGGTCACGTATGTCGGAAAAGACATTGCCTACCACCTGTGGAAGTTCGGCCTCTTGGGTACCGATTTTGGGTATCGCGTTTTCCGGGAATATCCGGGGCGCACCTGCTGGATCTCGGCCGAGCTTGGCGATGGTGAGCAGCCCCACTTCGGGCATGCCGACGCGATCTATAACTTCGTAGATTCGCGGCAGAATGATCCTCAGGCGAATGTGCGCGAGGCCCTGCGCGGTATGGGCTATACCGAAGCGGCGGACCAGTACACGCACGTGAATTACGCCATGGTGGCGCTGACACCGCGGTGCGCCGAAGATCTGGGTTACTCGTTGAGCGAGGAAGACCGCGCCAAGGCGTACCTAGAGGTGAGCGGGCGCAAGGGCTTTGGCGTGAAGGCGGACGATCTGCTGGACCGGCTGATCGCGGCGGAGACAGCGGAATCCGAGAAGCGGAATCCGGAGATGTCGGCCGAGGAATGCCGGGAGAACGGCAATGCGATCGCCGTGGGCGCGCTGCGCTATTTCATGCTGAAGTACACGCGTAATACGGTTCTCGCGTTCGACTTTCAGGATGCGCTGTCGTTTGAGGGTGAGACCGGGCCGTATGTGCAATACGCTGCGGTGCGCGCCGCGAACATTCTGCGCAAAGCGGGCGTGGCACCGGAGGAGGCTCTGGAGAACCTGGCCGAGCTGCCTCTTACCGGCCTGAGTGGCGAGGATGAGATTTGGAGCTTCTGGCTGCTGCTGTCGCGGGTGACCGCAACCCTGGAGCAGGCCATTGCAGCGGCGGAGCCTGCCATCCTGGCGCGGTATGCGTTTCAGATTGCGCAGGAGTTTTCAAACTTCTACCACCGCAATCACGTGGTGAACGAGGCCGATCCGGAGCGCAAGGCGCTGCTGCTGGCGACGGTTGCGGTAGCCCAACGAGAGCTGACGCGGGTTCTGGGCTGGCTGGGTATCGCGGTGCCGCTGGCGATGTAG
- a CDS encoding response regulator yields the protein MANHTHTFDKTALSGVRVLIVDDEPVLASTFCLVLQLAGAYARSAEHGALALATLETERFDLILCDKHMPVMTGPEFIRELNRRGDTTPILLFINAADYSSMEQIRDLRIDGTLAKPLLPAELVQAIRETLRRNA from the coding sequence ATGGCGAACCACACGCACACCTTCGACAAAACGGCCCTCTCCGGCGTTCGTGTGCTCATTGTGGATGACGAACCTGTGCTGGCTTCAACCTTCTGCCTCGTGCTGCAACTCGCGGGCGCCTACGCCCGCAGCGCCGAACACGGTGCCCTGGCACTTGCCACGCTTGAAACCGAGCGCTTCGACCTGATCCTCTGCGACAAGCACATGCCCGTGATGACCGGCCCCGAGTTCATCCGGGAGTTGAATCGCCGCGGCGACACCACCCCCATCCTGCTCTTCATCAATGCTGCCGACTATTCGAGCATGGAGCAGATTCGCGACCTGCGCATCGACGGTACGCTCGCGAAGCCCCTACTCCCGGCAGAACTCGTGCAGGCCATCCGCGAAACGCTCCGCCGGAACGCCTGA